One Drosophila teissieri strain GT53w chromosome X, Prin_Dtei_1.1, whole genome shotgun sequence genomic window, GCCCGACTGCGATGTGACCAGTGCCAGAAGGCGATTGGAGTACTCAGGACCTTTGATCTGATACGCCTCGAATATCTGTAGGCAAAGGATGTTTTAATAGCAGCAGTTATCGGATGATAGATGGCGGATGATTGCTTACGTATTCTATTGTTTCGTCCTCCTTGAAGCGCTCCTTCACAATGTCCTTGATCGTCCTGGTGGCCGCAGTAGCGGCTCCATTGGCCACTGCTTCGCTCAACGTGTCCATTTCCCCCGGCTCCTGCTTGCTGATAACGTTTCTAGTGCGCCTCTGTTTTCCCTGCCCAGCTGGATCCTGCTGGGCCGCCTGTTTGCCAAGAGATCGCTGCGCTAATCTCGGAATGAAGGGTAATACTCGAGCGGTTTCTTCTGCTGCGTCGATAAATGTATGCAGATATGGATACGGGCAGTATGGACAGTTCGCTGCGTCGTTGCTCTTTTCTATTTATAGTTGGCGCGAACGCCCAGCGCGATTTTTGTTCGTCTGCTGCGGGTGTTCGTCGGCTGAGAATGGGGAACTCTTCGATTTTCTGCTGGACTGTGACTGGTAGCTGGCTGATGGTAGCTGGTTTCTAATGACGAGGGCGAGTCACTGCAACTGGCCGGGTGACCCTGCTCTTGGGCAACGCGACCGTGGCGGAATCCGAGTTGTGGAATCGGGTTCGGCGCTTATCGCAgccgtttgtttgttttctcgccccgctttgttgttgtttccctcAAGGTGGGTGTAacgcacacgcacgcacacacactcgcacacagtCGCGCACAGAGGCACTTATTCATCGGTAATGTGATGACAATTATTGACAATCCAGCGCGATCTTGCGCGTCTCCAGTGGCTGCTGCGGCGCGGGGTAGGCGGTGCGGTGGGAACACAGCACAGACAGAGTGGCACGCGTGCTTATTACGCCGCTGTGatcattatatttattagcACTTATTTTCCGGGCGACTTTTGCAGCCGTTTTCGAGGTGTGACCAGCGTGGCAATGCGCCAAAATGCCATTACACTTGGCGTTGACATTGGTCCAATCAGAAATGGTTGGTGACCCGGCTAAACCGGCTGGCGGTGTGACCAGGCTGCAAGTGCTCGGCATGGGCATGCCGCAATCGCAAACGCACCAGTGGCCAGCAAAGCAATTGTCCAGTTTTGTGGCGAAACTAGCGCCCGCAATACCAAAAATATGGCCCAATTCGAGAAGGAGATCGTGCAGGCGGTGCTGATCGCCGACAACAATGTGTGGAACTTCAAGCCCCTCTCCGACGAGGGCTCCACGGTGAGTAGCAGCCCACTGGCTGCGTCCGTTTCCATTCAATTCGTTgcgattcgattcaattcgatgcGATTCTTTACAGGCTCTGCTGCCCCTGGTCAACGTGCGGATGCTGGACTATGCGCTCATGGCGCTGAATCGCAGCGGCGTGGAGGAGGTGTTCGTGTACACCAGCCTCTACCGGTCGAGCATACGGGAGCACATCAGGTGGGTGTGGGTCAAGTTGCAGTGGCTGCCGGAATCATGGGATAATGGGATAATGGGATGATGCAATGTTGCGGCTGCTGATATTCGCTCGATTTTCGCTACATTGCAGGGCCGGCATTGCCACGGACGCAGCGTGGTCCTTCAAGATGACCGTCCATGTGATCGGCGACGAGGGCTGTCGCTGCTTTGGCGATGCCATGCGGGATCTGGACAACAAGGCGCTGATCCGTGGCAACTTTATACTGCTTGGCGCCGATACGGTGACCAATGCCGATCTGCGCCCGGTGCTGGAGCAGCACAAGCGGCAGGCCAAGTTCGACAAGGGCACCGCCGCCACGCTGGTGTTCAAGGAGTGTGCCAACAATGTGCGCACTGGCAACGAGCTGCTGATCGCCGTGGACCGCCGCAACGACCGGCTGcactaccaccagcggctgcGGATGCACCACAAGGAGTCACGCTACCAAATACCCCTGGACGTCTTCCTGGGCAACTCGTGTGTGGCGCTGCACCACAACCTCTTGGATCCGCAGATTGCCATTGGCTCGCCCTCAATGCTGTCGCTGTTCAACGACAACTTTGACTTTCAGACGCGTGATGACTTCGTCCGCGGTCTGCTGATAAACGAAGAGCTGCTGGACAGCAGGATATATGTGGCCATGCTGCCGGCAGCCCAGTACGCGCACAAGGTGAACAACTGGCCGGCCTACCAGCTGGTCAGCCGGGACATCATCAACCGGTGGGCCTACCCATTCGTACCGGACATTGGCCTTtacaagctgcagcagcagtacgTCTTCCACAAGGACAACATCTACAAGAGCCCCGAGGCGCATGTCTCGAAAGTGGCTTTGCTGCAGAACGTGGTCATCCAAGCTGGCAGTCACGTCGACAGTGGGACCGTGATTAGTGACAGCGTGATTGGCGCCAATTGCCGGATTGGCAAGAACTGTCGACTGACCAATGCGTACCTCATGGCCGGTGTCACCGTCATGGACAACTGCAAACTGGAACACTGCGTGGTGGGCGATGGCGCCTTCATCAACGTGGATTGCGACGTAAGCGCGGGCTGTGTGCTCGGCGCTAAAAGCGTGCTGCCTGCCAAGACAACGTTGGCGAAGACCCTCATCACCAGCTCGCCCAGCAGACGGCGCAGCGAGGATGAGGTTGCAGTGGAGCTGAAGAGCATCGGTCCGAATGCCTACATTGTCAGCGATTTGACGACGGGTGATCCCGAAGACTCGGATGGCGAGGACTTGTTGCCGCAGCAACCGCTCTGTATACCTAAAATGGGAGACTTGCTGGCGCCGCTGGACGAGATCAGCTACTGCAGCGATTTCagcgaggacgacgaggacggCTCGCGAGCAGTGACGCCGCTGCCCGATGACACAAACAGTGAGTGCTGTCTGCGTGTGCAATTGAAATCCATTCTAATCATGTTTTACCAATTCGCGAACCGTAGTTTTCCTGGGAGAAGTAATCGATTCCTTGACACGGGGCTTCCGGGAGAAGTCCAATCCTGACTTCCTTGTCCTCGAAATCAACTCCTCGCGCTATGCGTACAACATGTCCCTCAAGGAAGTTAACTTCAACGTGGTGAAGGCCGTTTTCGGCATGCAGAGCATCGTGGAACCGGCCAACAACAACGTACTAGTCGCCATAAACGCCGCCTTCAAGCAATTGGGACCTGTGGTATCCAACTACATTAAAAGCGAGGATGCCATGATGGATTGTCTCAAGGCGCTGGAGGTGAATGTCCCCATCATTTTCACAAAAAACCCCATTTACCAACCAATCCCCTTTTCCCGCAGGATGTGTACGAGGAGAATCATTTGGTGAGGGAGAAGATCTCGCAGATCGTGCACTATCTGTACGACAAGGACTTTGTGTCCGAGAGTGCCATCCAGGCCTGGTTCGAGCAGttggacgaggaggagcatGCACACCTGCGCCAAAGCCTCGCAAAGCTCGTGGCCTGGCTGGATCAGTCCAGCGAGGaagatgatgacgacgacgacgaggaggacgatgaCTAATCAAAGACTTGGCCTCCATTTCTTATTCCCATTTTAGTTAAGTAATTTCCTTGCTTATCCTAATGCCCGAGACCGAgcaaagaaatggaaaataattctAAGGTCGATAGAAAAATCACAGACTCACATTTTTGCCAAATCCCGATTTTGCGTCCGAGAACTGCTAGTTTTTTGGCCACAACATTGGAGATAATGGTCGAAATATGAAGTCGGATGCATCGTTGAGCTTGTAATTAAAATCCAAATGGATTGGCATTCGAGCCTGAAAACTTTtaacttttcaaattttttttgctaaaatCGTGGTtttaccccttacaaaaagggggaaattcaacaaattatttattttaacaaataagCAGGAAAGTAGTTTTATGGATCGTTAGTTGGGTTCGTAAGCAACACAGAACAGTATTTTATATTGCTTTGTGACGATTTAATAGAAAGTTATGATACAAAATCCCAGTTAAGAAACTAGTTTTGGCCAATCACGATTTTCTGCCCAAAAATTATCGGTTTTTAGTTAATAAAAATAGAAGGAACTGTCTGAATATAGAATGTTATAGATCGTTGAACTCGCAATTAAATTCCCCATCGGATGGCATTCACAGATAAAAATGTTACATTTTGgacatttttcgcaaaaaatgatgatggtaccccttaaaaaaatgagaaattttgtaaattttttttttttcaaaatcagcaaaaatttGATAGGGATCGTTTGTTGGGATCATTAGCTGTAAAAAATAGTAATTTTTATGGCTGTGtaaagttttttggccaagttatgatGTAAAATCTCCGTAATGAACATAGTTTTTCTATAAGCCTGATTTTTTCCACCcaaaaaatcagttttttgttcacagcattcaaaatattgatCTGAATATGGAATGTCGTACCTCGTTAAACTCGTAATAAAATTCCCCATCGGATGGCGTTCACAGATTAAAATGttgcattttggccatttttcgcaaaaaatgatgatggtaccccttacaaaaaagtgaaatttaggaaaaaaaaattttttttttaaatcttcaAAAAAGTAATAGGGGTTATTAGCTGGGATCATTAGCTGTACAAAACACTAATTTTTATGGTTGTGTGATGATTTTCAAGAAAGTTATGATGAAAACCCCtccgaaaaatatttatttttgcctaTTCCTCATTTTCTGCTCAAAAATTATTAgtcttttgtttacaaaatttgAAGAAAGCGTctaaatatggaatgtcatatatCGTTGAACTCGCaaaaaaatttccaatcgaatggCGGCGTCCCAGGCTGGAAATGTTGATTTTTTGCcctttttggcaaaaaatgattatggtaccccttacaaaaaatggcaaattttgtaaaacattttttttttcaaaatcagcAACAATTTTATAGGGATAATTAGGCGGGTTAATTTGATGACCAAAACAGTACTTATTCTGTTTGTGTGGCGATTTTCAAGAATGTTATGATTAAAAAGCCTTTAAATTAACTGTTAAATTCCAGTCCTAAAAAAAGAGGGATTTGCCCAAAAACCAGTCAAAAAGCGTCATTTTTTTGTCCTGTTTATTGAAGActttctataaatttgttattaaacTTTCTCACTAAGTCAATGCCATactttaaaacatttcaaagtACCAATGCTTTCTTTGAATTCGTAAATACACTTTCTTACAAGGTcgcaataattaaaaaaaaaacgatagAGTCAGAAAGCTATGCGGATTGTTTTGTTACATTTCCTATTGCAACGCGTTATTCAAAACTTTTCACTTAATCCTGTTCCTAGGGTAACGTCCATCCAGAAAGATGCGGGTGTTTGCCATCAGGTAATCCTCTACAGCTGCTTCTCGTACGCAaactcctcttcctcctctcCTTCCATGATCAGGGGCTCCAAGCCGACCATGTCGTCCTCCTCGGTTTCGGCAGCCGATAGAAACTCCTCATCGGATTCCTTCATCGACTCGATGGTGATCTGCGTGTCCTCGGTGACAGCCGGATTGAGTGACTGCTCCTCGTGGTCCAGGTGCTGCTCCTCTGTGTCCTGATCATCGTCTGGCCGCTGCTGGTTCACATACTCTGCATTTTCCGACCCGTCGGATTCCAGCTTCTCATCCTTCTCCGTGTCTGTGTCCATGTGCTGGTTATTCAGGCCCTTCTTGTCAACGTCGCTGTGATCCTTCGCTTCAGCCggttttggcctggctttcGCTTTCGTCTTGGAGGTGTCTGCGGCGGGCTCCTCATCCTCCCCGTGCTTGTGATCCTGCACATGGTCCTCATCCATCTCCTCCTCGGACTTCAGCGATTTCATGTCATCGTTGCCATCCGCCAGGCGATTCAAGCTGCTCTCCTCCAAGCTTCTGCTGATATCCATGGCTATGTACTCCAGTCGCACCTGAACACTCTTCTGGAACACCTCGCTGTTCTCGCTGCAGAATAGATTGCTGCGCACTTCCTCGAGGCAGCCTTCGAGCACCTTGTTAACCTCGCTCACGTCGCAGTCGCCGCCGAGATTCTGGGTCACGATCAGCAGTGTGGTGAGGTTCTTCAGCAGCTTTATCATCCGCGTATTCTTTACCATCCCCTTGTTGATGTCGTCGACCGTTTGCGACGCCTTGGCGCGGCACTCTTCGCGCAAATATGTTGGCGAGATCATGGCCTGGACATTGGGATTGCGTGTCAGGCTGGAGGACATCTCCTGCACCTTGGTGAGCTCGAACATCAGCTCGCCGTTGATGCGCTCGATGGACACGATATTGAAGGCATACTGCCGCTGAAAGTTGTCTGCAATCTGTCGGCGATGGCGATCACCATTCTCGTCCTGGCTTATCATCTCGCCCATGGCCAGCTCGGCGGTGGCGTTCATTTTGTTCAGCCGCTGGATTCGATCCGCCTTCACCGCAATGTACTTCTCCAGGCGCACCAGATGCTCCAGCAGCGAGCTGGAGTAGGCGTGATGCCGCGCCAACTGCTGCCGTATGGGACTCTCGCCCACCGAATCCTGTCCCAGCAGGGGATCGCTCTTGTTCAGCTTCATGCTGAGCGCATTTCGCGCAGCCGCATTATTGCTGGCCAGGTGCTTCTGCGGTTTGGAGTAGTACGAtcccgctgccgctgccgctccTGCACCGCCGACGCCCTTGTCCTTCTTCTGCAGATAGTTGTTGGTAAGATTGGCCGTGAAGCCCAGATTGGTGGTGAAGCCGAGATTGTTAGTTTGATAGATGCTCATCAGGTTCGGCCGGAAGTCTTTGGTGAAGCTGTGCAGCGGCAGCATCTCGTGAAAGTTCTCCGACACAATCTCGTAGTCTGGGATGGCATGGGTGCCCAAGCCGGGCCGTTCGAAGGTCACTCGGTACATGGCGTTCAGTGAGTCGTAGGCGGCCACTGTGCCCGCAAAGATCCCGTCCTGGGGAGTTCTTAATCTGGCAGTGACCTTGGTGCCCAGCGGCAGTGGCATGGGTATCTTCTCCGGCATGTCCGACAGCAACATAGAGTCCTTGAACTCGCCTGGCTTCCGCGACTGCAGCGTCCGGATCAGCTGGCGTTTGCGGTCCAGCTCCTTGCGCTCCTCACTGAAAAAGTTGGCGGAACAGCGCCGCGGCCTGCCCATCCTCCGCCTGATATTCACCCACTCGTGGCGATTGAGGCTGCGGGTGCCCAGCCTGGGCGCCAGCTCGTTAACATGGTTCATGAACTCGTCGCGGCATTCGAAAAGTGGCTTGTCAATGTACGAGTAGAACCACTCGGCAATGGCCCATTTGTGCGCCTTGGGCAGCTTGAGGAGATTGCGCAGCCTCAGGCCAATGGACTGGCCCAATCGCTTGTTCGCCAGCGCTGCAGCCTCCGCTTGGCTGGCTTCCTCCTCGgcggccgctgctgcagccgcagctgcagcggaACCCTTTCCAATGAAATGGGCACCCCGCCCCGTTTTCAGTCCTCCGGAGCCCAGCTTGCTGCCTACCGACTGACTCTTCGATGGCGTCTTCTTGTTCTTgcccaactgctgctgctgctgctgactgcTGCCCGAATTGGAGTTGGATGCCTGCTCGCTGGAACGCATGTAGCGGGAGACCACGCCCTTGCGCTTCTTCAGCACCTTCGATGGGGTGAGCGGGATCTTCTGGGCAGAGCCTCCGCCGGCGGACAGCGGTGGTCGGCCGGGCATTTTCTTGGGTGCCAAGCTCATGCGCAGCGGCTTGTCATCGTTGATGATGTTCTCGTCGTAGAAGAGACGATTTCTCTTACGTATGCGAGCGGGCATTCCGCGGGCGTTTAGGGTCAGGATGGGTGCCTTCTGGACTTTGGGCTTGGGCGGCGGGGCGCTGCCCACGCGTTGGAGTCCCAGCGTCGCTAGGCTGAAGGCCGGTGGCTCTACCTGCTCCTCGGGTTCGCTGGTCTCGTTGCTGTCCggctcctcgtcgtcgtcctcttcGTCGAcgtgctcctcctcctcctcttcctcctcttcgtcGCCGTCGTCGATATCGAGATCATCGCGATTGATCTCATCGTCGTGCTCCATCGGCCGGACGTCAATGGCCTCATCCTCCTCGCTGAGGGCGGACTGCCTCCGGATTGCAGAGGCGGATACGGCAGATGCTGCCTTCCTGCCCCGTCCTTTGTGGGCTACGGCGACGGACATTCTCACTGGACGACCGGAGAGCTGAAATTCAAGGAGCACAGTTTATGAGGTGAGAATCTAGGCGACTATAACCACGTAATATAAGGTCGAGAACATGACTGCTCCGCCACAATGCCAGATGCGCTCCGGCAGAAGCGTTGCCCCCACCAATGGAAAGCACAGGGAACAGGGATTTGCGGATGTTTCTTTgactttatttgttgtataCTCCGTACATAATTGTTGTAGTTGCTtcgtttcttttgtttgtgtaATACTTTGATTGAAGGATCTCGTATATAAGTATGCTCGTGTCCccacataatatatatatatatatatatataattcgcaattgaaatgaagcacaaattcaattaactcTCTCACATAGTACACGTGTGTTTGCTGTGTTGTATTGGATACGTAAACGAACACATATTGCAAATTCAGttgggtatatatatataagtatgcATTATATCTATAGTTAGGATAAGTAGCCCTCCCGTACAGCTGTAGGCATTTCCGTAACCAGGTTACCAGGTTCCCAGTTGACCAGTTTGCTAGTTGACCAGGTGGCTTCCTAGGCTCCACGTTCTGCGATCCTCTCGATGCACATTTACGCTGCAACTGAACTGTGTCAGCATCATGAACAGAATGCCCGTGCAACCTCACAGGACAATAAGACTTTTTACACAGGCTTTAGCAGAAATATAACATCGAAAGAATAAGATATATGGGAGTTACAATGTTTATAATGtagtgtaaaaaaaaaactcttcGCTCACTAGTTATTTACTcctcgttttttgttttttgctctgGTTGCTTGGCTTTCGCTTCGTTACTTTGCTCAATACATTTGTTTAGGTTTattttagatatatatatataacaatacaTTAGGCATAACAaatatcaataataataataataatagtagcATAcaattgtaataataatagttgtGTAATCATAATAACAGCTTTtcattctttgtttttttttcgtttttcatttcctttgtttttctCGTGTAGTTGTTGTTTGCTTGCATGTGGTTAATTGTTGTTTACTTTGTTAATATTTGgatttagtttttcttttttccgcATGGGAAATTAACGACAAACAGAAACGGAAACAGAAACGGAAACAGAAACACGTGTTCTAAGAGTATGGGTAAAAGTTAGGcactaaaatttaaaatggacGCAGAAAGGGGGGAATAAGGGGCATATTAAAATCGTGTAATACATTAAAATACATACAGATACGGATTAGATACagatagatacagatacagatacagatatatagggtaagtatataaataaataacaaaatgtgTTGTGAATTTTCGCTCGAACCAACTTCGCTTAGCTTCTCGTTTGCCCCagctttgttttctttttcgtttcgACTTAATGTTGCTAAGCTTTTCTTCGTTTCCATTGCCTTAACTATTCAACGAAACGCCGTACATTACCGcacttttattttcgaataattattgttttgtCGTTTCTGCTTccccagctcctcctcctgctccaccgccgACTCGTCCTCCTCGTTATCCTCGTTCTGCTCCTCCGAAGCGCTGCGCTGAAGGCCGCACTGATTGCCAATTAACAGGGTATACATCCCGCAGGACTCCTCCATCGTCATCGCTTAGACATTAAATCGCGTCTCGGAGCCGTCGGCCAGCATGAGTGTAACCGTGCGATTGTTGATCCACACCAGCTTGGCCAGGCGCATCGGATTCAGGCGCGACACATCCGGAATGGGGGCCGTGGAGTAGCCCTTCGTACAGCGCGTCTGCGACTGGCCCAATCCGAACATCCCCGTCGAGGTCTGCCAGAAGGAGAGGCGGTTCTCCGCGCAGGAGTACGAGACCAGGTACTTGCCGTCCGGCGAGAAGGCCAGCGAGGTGATCGGGTGCGTGTGGGCCGGTATCATCTGGCACTTGTTCTGCCGCAGCTCGTAGATGGCCAGGTTGCCACTGTTGGCGCCCACGGCGATGCGCCGTGTTTGGGCGCAGTGCGAGATCTGGTTAAACTTGCAGATGGCGGGACACAGCTCCGCCAGGCCGCGGCTCTTCAGCTCGTTGCCGTCCACGCAGTGCAGGGTGATGTCCATCACCTCCACCAGAAGGCCGGCGATCTCCGACTGCATCTTGTCGATCAGCATCTCAACGCACTGCAGTATCTCGCCCTTGGCCTTGTGCAGCACGGACTGGGTGAGCGGCGTGTTGATGGACTGCGCGTTCTGCTGCATCGTATTGTACCTGGCTACCTCGCGCGCCATCGTTGTGATGAACGCCGCCGGCCGAGCGGTGGCTATCAGCCGCAGAGCGTGCCTGGCGGTGCGGCAGGCATCGGCTTGCGGGGTAAGTGGGAGTTTGTAGTTCAGATTTGGCACTGCCTTGCCCTCGCACGATATCTCCAGCAGGCCGAGCAGCACCTTGGACACATCCAGGTAGGGTTCCCACACGGTGAAACCGCGACCCAACAGATCAATGGCGGCGCGGCGCAGTGGCGTGTATTGTGGTAGCTTGGGAGACGGTGGCGCGTACAGTAGGTGGGCCAGGGCCATTGAGGTGAGACGGGCTAGATTGTTGGCTATGCCGAAACCCTCCACCACGCTGGATTTCCGGCGCTCCCCGCCAGCAACTCCACTGGTTAGATTGGCTCCTGTGGCCAAGCTAATACTTCCACGGTGATTTGGCGACTCCTGGGATATATCCTGTCCAAATTCTGCTCCTATCACGCCTAATAGGATTACGGCCGTTGTTTGCTTGCGCTTCAGCTCCGACAAGCTGGATGGTTTGCGTATAatctcctcttcctcctcttcgtaGTCTTCATCTTGGTGGGCATCTCCGCCTGGAACACTGCCACCTGCTCCGCTACCATTCCCggcaccgccgccgccggagCCTCCAACACCCACCCCTCCATTGCCACCCGATCCCGAACCAGCTCCTCCGCCCGCCGGCTGACTTATCAGGGCCAACTGCTGTTGGGCACCCACTATGGGCTCCGTGTGCGTGTAGAGGGGCAGATACTGTGCCCAGCTCTCGACTAGCTGCTTGCGGCCCTTCTTGCCCATCCGGGTGAGCTCGCCCAGGAGGATCTGCTGTGCCGCCTCCCTGATCTCTATGCAGTGATGCTGCCAGCGCTTGACCATCATTTCCACCTGCGGGCGCTTGAATTTCTTCGGCTCCAGGGCCTCAATCTTATCCGGCAACAGGAAGCAATGGTGGGTAGCAAGCAGGCTCCAGGCGTGCTTGATCTGGGAGATGTGATGCGCCACCAGCTCCTCGCGCTCCTCCTCGTTGCTCAATGTGGAGTCCGTGCGCTGAGCCAAGCGCTGCAGCTTCTTGTGCTTCTCGCTGTCCGGCAGAAAGGAGGCCGCGCTCATCGATAGCAGCGTGTTGGACATGGCCACCAGAGCGAGAATATGATTGGTGGTCAACGTAGTGCTGAGCTCCCAATGCAGACGGGATGTAAAAACAGCCGTGAGATGCTCCAGGCGCTGCAACTCCTCGGGCAGCGGGCGCTTCTTGGAGCTGGAGGGAAGCTGTATGCCCGGCGGTATGGCATAGTTGTTCTGCCATGTGGGCAGCAGCAGAGACATATAGCCGGCCTTGGAAAGCACTCCGTATGAGATGGGCACAATGGGTCTAAGCAGGCCCAAACGCGTCTCGCACATCTTGTCTAGGTGTGGATCCAGGCCCCAAGAATGGAGCAGCG contains:
- the LOC122623595 gene encoding translation initiation factor eIF-2B subunit epsilon; its protein translation is MAQFEKEIVQAVLIADNNVWNFKPLSDEGSTALLPLVNVRMLDYALMALNRSGVEEVFVYTSLYRSSIREHIRAGIATDAAWSFKMTVHVIGDEGCRCFGDAMRDLDNKALIRGNFILLGADTVTNADLRPVLEQHKRQAKFDKGTAATLVFKECANNVRTGNELLIAVDRRNDRLHYHQRLRMHHKESRYQIPLDVFLGNSCVALHHNLLDPQIAIGSPSMLSLFNDNFDFQTRDDFVRGLLINEELLDSRIYVAMLPAAQYAHKVNNWPAYQLVSRDIINRWAYPFVPDIGLYKLQQQYVFHKDNIYKSPEAHVSKVALLQNVVIQAGSHVDSGTVISDSVIGANCRIGKNCRLTNAYLMAGVTVMDNCKLEHCVVGDGAFINVDCDVSAGCVLGAKSVLPAKTTLAKTLITSSPSRRRSEDEVAVELKSIGPNAYIVSDLTTGDPEDSDGEDLLPQQPLCIPKMGDLLAPLDEISYCSDFSEDDEDGSRAVTPLPDDTNIFLGEVIDSLTRGFREKSNPDFLVLEINSSRYAYNMSLKEVNFNVVKAVFGMQSIVEPANNNVLVAINAAFKQLGPVVSNYIKSEDAMMDCLKALEDVYEENHLVREKISQIVHYLYDKDFVSESAIQAWFEQLDEEEHAHLRQSLAKLVAWLDQSSEEDDDDDDEEDDD
- the LOC122624937 gene encoding uncharacterized protein LOC122624937, with translation MSVAVAHKGRGRKAASAVSASAIRRQSALSEEDEAIDVRPMEHDDEINRDDLDIDDGDEEEEEEEEEHVDEEDDDEEPDSNETSEPEEQVEPPAFSLATLGLQRVGSAPPPKPKVQKAPILTLNARGMPARIRKRNRLFYDENIINDDKPLRMSLAPKKMPGRPPLSAGGGSAQKIPLTPSKVLKKRKGVVSRYMRSSEQASNSNSGSSQQQQQQLGKNKKTPSKSQSVGSKLGSGGLKTGRGAHFIGKGSAAAAAAAAAAEEEASQAEAAALANKRLGQSIGLRLRNLLKLPKAHKWAIAEWFYSYIDKPLFECRDEFMNHVNELAPRLGTRSLNRHEWVNIRRRMGRPRRCSANFFSEERKELDRKRQLIRTLQSRKPGEFKDSMLLSDMPEKIPMPLPLGTKVTARLRTPQDGIFAGTVAAYDSLNAMYRVTFERPGLGTHAIPDYEIVSENFHEMLPLHSFTKDFRPNLMSIYQTNNLGFTTNLGFTANLTNNYLQKKDKGVGGAGAAAAAGSYYSKPQKHLASNNAAARNALSMKLNKSDPLLGQDSVGESPIRQQLARHHAYSSSLLEHLVRLEKYIAVKADRIQRLNKMNATAELAMGEMISQDENGDRHRRQIADNFQRQYAFNIVSIERINGELMFELTKVQEMSSSLTRNPNVQAMISPTYLREECRAKASQTVDDINKGMVKNTRMIKLLKNLTTLLIVTQNLGGDCDVSEVNKVLEGCLEEVRSNLFCSENSEVFQKSVQVRLEYIAMDISRSLEESSLNRLADGNDDMKSLKSEEEMDEDHVQDHKHGEDEEPAADTSKTKAKARPKPAEAKDHSDVDKKGLNNQHMDTDTEKDEKLESDGSENAEYVNQQRPDDDQDTEEQHLDHEEQSLNPAVTEDTQITIESMKESDEEFLSAAETEEDDMVGLEPLIMEGEEEEEFAYEKQL